A genomic region of Vitreimonas flagellata contains the following coding sequences:
- the gcvPA gene encoding aminomethyl-transferring glycine dehydrogenase subunit GcvPA — MRYLPLTDADRQQMLSVIGATSIDELFVDVPKGALLKDLVDLPRAQGEIEVHRHMQRLAEKNTPAGRTAFFLGAGAYRHHVPASVDHLIQRSEFLTAYTPYQPEIAQGTLQALYEFQSQVATLLNMEVSNASMYDGSTACAEAAMMAARVTKRKKIVFSGGVHPHYIDTARTACEALGLEIVALPAAIDDEAAVVGELGADVAAVIVQSPNLFGTITDLTKIREAAHGAGALMVATFTECTAFGLIEPGGAYGADIVCGEGQSIGNALNFGGPYVGLFTVKEKYLRQMPGRVAGETLDADGKRGFVLTLSTREQHIRREKATSNICTNSGLCQLAWTIHMTLLGEKGLRQLAALNHEKATQLAYALGAAPGVEVLTTRFYNEIAVRLPKPAQGVVDSLVAKGVIAGVAMSRLDPKAGMDDVLITCATEMNTHDDIATYADALKKVLAQ, encoded by the coding sequence TCATTGGTGCGACATCGATCGATGAGCTTTTTGTCGATGTGCCGAAGGGCGCGTTACTGAAGGATTTGGTCGATCTGCCGCGCGCGCAGGGCGAGATCGAAGTGCATCGCCACATGCAGCGCCTGGCGGAGAAGAATACGCCTGCGGGTCGCACGGCGTTCTTCCTCGGCGCGGGCGCCTATCGCCATCACGTGCCGGCGAGTGTGGATCACCTCATTCAGCGCAGCGAATTCCTGACCGCCTACACGCCGTACCAGCCGGAAATCGCGCAAGGCACGCTGCAAGCGCTCTACGAATTCCAGAGCCAAGTCGCGACTTTGCTCAACATGGAGGTGTCGAATGCCTCGATGTATGACGGCTCCACCGCGTGCGCGGAAGCGGCGATGATGGCCGCGCGCGTCACCAAGCGGAAGAAGATCGTCTTCTCCGGCGGCGTGCACCCGCACTATATCGATACGGCGCGCACGGCATGCGAAGCTTTGGGCTTGGAGATCGTGGCGCTGCCGGCGGCGATAGATGACGAAGCGGCGGTCGTTGGCGAATTAGGCGCGGATGTCGCCGCCGTGATCGTGCAATCGCCGAACTTGTTCGGCACGATTACCGATCTCACCAAGATCCGCGAAGCCGCACACGGCGCGGGCGCGTTGATGGTGGCGACATTTACCGAATGCACGGCGTTCGGCTTGATCGAGCCGGGCGGCGCCTATGGCGCGGACATCGTCTGCGGCGAGGGGCAATCGATCGGCAATGCGCTGAACTTCGGGGGCCCTTATGTGGGCCTCTTCACCGTGAAGGAAAAATATCTGCGCCAAATGCCTGGCCGCGTAGCGGGCGAAACGCTGGATGCCGACGGCAAGCGCGGCTTTGTGCTGACGCTCTCGACGCGCGAGCAACATATTCGCCGCGAGAAGGCGACGTCGAACATCTGCACCAATTCAGGCCTCTGCCAGCTTGCGTGGACGATCCACATGACGCTCTTGGGCGAGAAGGGCCTGCGCCAGTTGGCGGCGCTCAATCACGAGAAGGCGACGCAACTGGCCTATGCGCTGGGCGCGGCGCCCGGCGTCGAGGTGCTGACGACGCGCTTCTACAATGAGATCGCGGTGCGCTTGCCGAAGCCGGCGCAAGGCGTGGTCGATTCATTGGTCGCGAAGGGGGTGATCGCGGGCGTCGCCATGAGCCGCCTCGATCCGAAGGCGGGCATGGATGACGTGCTGATCACCTGCGCCACGGAAATGAACACGCACGACGACATCGCGACGTACGCTGATGCGCTGAAGAAGGTGCTCGCCCAATGA
- the gcvPB gene encoding aminomethyl-transferring glycine dehydrogenase subunit GcvPB encodes MSYETTSGNKGLQQAESLIFESGHATGTGVDLPEPKGGKYEKLGGLGRKAALDLPGFSEPETLRHFVRLSQKNYAIDLGLFPLGSCTMKHNPRLNERAARFEGFADLHPLQPTSTIQGALELMDELAHWLMELTGMPAVALSPKAGAHGEFCGMLAIKAALEARGEAETRKRVLVPESAHGTNPATAVAAGFIVDEIPARDDGRVHLDDVVAKLGPDVAGIMMTNPNTCGLFEPEIKRIADAIHEAGGYFYCDGANYNAIVGKVRPGDLGVDAMHINLHKTFSTPHGGGGPGAGPTVLSAALAPFAPVPHIVKRGEVRELREQSDGTKAFGRMCAFHGQMGMFTRALTYMMSHGSDGLRQVAEDAVLNANYLLARLKPHFNAPFGERPCMHEVLLDDSSIKPKGVETIDMAKALLDEGYHPFTTYFPLVVHGAMLIEPTETEPKRELDRFADVMIALAERVNAGEVEFFKQAPRLAPMRRLDDTRAARSPKLRWKPEANNAAKQAAE; translated from the coding sequence ATGAGCTACGAAACCACATCCGGCAACAAGGGTCTGCAACAGGCCGAGTCGTTGATCTTTGAATCCGGGCACGCGACCGGCACGGGCGTTGATCTGCCCGAGCCGAAGGGCGGCAAGTACGAGAAGCTGGGCGGCTTAGGCCGTAAAGCGGCGCTCGATCTGCCAGGCTTCTCGGAGCCCGAGACGTTGCGCCATTTCGTGCGCTTGAGCCAAAAGAATTACGCGATCGATCTTGGCCTCTTCCCGCTCGGCTCGTGCACGATGAAGCACAACCCGCGCTTGAATGAGCGCGCGGCGCGCTTTGAAGGCTTCGCTGATCTGCATCCGCTGCAACCCACGTCCACGATCCAAGGCGCGCTCGAATTGATGGATGAGCTGGCGCATTGGCTGATGGAATTGACCGGTATGCCGGCCGTGGCGCTCTCGCCGAAGGCCGGCGCGCATGGCGAATTCTGCGGCATGCTGGCGATCAAGGCCGCACTTGAAGCGCGTGGTGAAGCGGAGACGCGCAAGCGCGTGCTGGTGCCCGAAAGCGCGCACGGCACCAACCCGGCGACGGCGGTGGCGGCGGGCTTCATCGTCGATGAAATCCCGGCGCGCGATGATGGGCGCGTGCATCTGGATGACGTGGTCGCCAAGCTTGGGCCGGATGTGGCCGGCATCATGATGACGAACCCGAACACGTGCGGTTTGTTCGAGCCGGAGATCAAGCGCATTGCCGACGCGATCCACGAAGCGGGCGGCTATTTCTATTGCGACGGCGCCAATTACAACGCGATCGTGGGCAAGGTGCGTCCGGGTGATCTTGGCGTCGATGCGATGCACATCAATCTGCACAAGACGTTCTCGACGCCGCACGGCGGCGGCGGGCCCGGCGCCGGCCCGACTGTGCTCTCCGCAGCGCTCGCACCGTTCGCACCGGTGCCGCATATCGTGAAGCGCGGCGAAGTGCGTGAATTGCGTGAGCAGAGCGACGGTACGAAGGCCTTCGGACGCATGTGCGCCTTCCACGGCCAGATGGGCATGTTCACGCGCGCGCTCACCTACATGATGAGCCACGGCAGCGATGGTCTGCGCCAGGTCGCGGAAGACGCGGTGTTGAACGCGAATTATCTGCTGGCGCGCTTGAAGCCGCATTTCAACGCGCCATTCGGCGAGCGCCCGTGCATGCACGAAGTGCTGCTGGACGATAGCTCGATCAAGCCGAAGGGGGTCGAGACGATCGATATGGCGAAGGCGTTGCTGGACGAGGGTTATCACCCGTTCACGACGTATTTCCCGCTCGTCGTGCATGGCGCGATGTTGATCGAGCCGACCGAAACAGAGCCGAAGCGAGAACTCGATCGCTTTGCCGATGTGATGATCGCGCTGGCTGAGCGTGTGAACGCGGGCGAGGTCGAGTTCTTCAAGCAAGCGCCGCGATTGGCCCCGATGCGCCGTCTCGACGACACGCGCGCCGCGCGCTCGCCCAAGCTGCGCTGGAAGCCGGAAGCGAACAACGCCGCGAAGCAGGCGGCGGAGTAA
- a CDS encoding TMEM165/GDT1 family protein codes for MEALWISTGIVALAEIGDKTQLLAIVLAARFRKPWPIIAGIFVATLLNHAAAAGLGFIIAQWLSGHIFRIAVGVSFIAMAAWALIPDKEDDRAEKTNAGGVFLTTLVAFFLVEIGDKTQIATSLLAARYQELALVTAGTTLGMMLANVPAVFLGEAVTKIVPLSYVRIAAALVFAAIGAWVVIATLM; via the coding sequence ATGGAAGCACTCTGGATTTCGACGGGGATCGTCGCGCTCGCCGAGATTGGCGACAAAACCCAATTGCTCGCCATCGTGCTCGCCGCGCGTTTTCGCAAACCCTGGCCGATCATCGCCGGCATCTTCGTCGCCACATTGCTGAACCACGCCGCCGCCGCCGGCCTCGGCTTCATCATCGCGCAATGGCTGAGCGGCCACATCTTTCGCATCGCCGTCGGCGTCAGCTTCATCGCGATGGCGGCGTGGGCTTTGATTCCGGACAAGGAAGACGATCGCGCTGAGAAGACCAACGCCGGCGGCGTTTTCCTCACCACGCTTGTCGCGTTCTTCCTGGTCGAGATCGGAGACAAGACGCAGATCGCGACGTCGCTGCTCGCCGCCCGCTATCAGGAGCTCGCGCTGGTCACCGCAGGCACCACGCTCGGCATGATGCTCGCCAACGTGCCGGCTGTGTTCCTGGGCGAAGCCGTCACGAAGATCGTGCCGCTGAGCTACGTGCGTATCGCCGCAGCACTCGTCTTCGCCGCGATCGGCGCCTGGGTGGTCATCGCGACGCTGATGTAG